A region of Myxococcus stipitatus DSM 14675 DNA encodes the following proteins:
- the pgeF gene encoding peptidoglycan editing factor PgeF: MATELLTSSLLPVPHGFATRTGGVSEGPFASLNLGFSTGDERGRVEENLRRLALAAGAPLGAMSRVSQVHGDRVLEARVEHAAEALREPEGEADALWTEVAGTWVAVGTADCVPVLLVDPEGQRVAAVHSGWRGTDADISARAVETLVARGARPERLLAAVGPAIQRCCYEVSPELAHRFVARFGADVVDAEGDRFRLDLKRAVRKTLLQAGLRAEHVDVLQACTACEPSRFFSHRRDAGRTGRHLNFVVNRF; the protein is encoded by the coding sequence ATGGCGACCGAGCTGCTCACGTCCTCTCTGCTCCCTGTTCCTCACGGCTTCGCGACACGCACCGGAGGTGTCTCCGAAGGCCCGTTTGCCTCGCTCAATCTGGGGTTCTCCACCGGAGATGAGCGGGGGAGGGTGGAGGAGAACCTCCGCCGGCTCGCGCTCGCGGCGGGCGCTCCCCTGGGGGCGATGTCACGCGTGTCACAGGTGCATGGAGACCGGGTGTTGGAGGCGCGGGTGGAGCACGCCGCCGAGGCGCTGAGAGAGCCCGAAGGCGAGGCCGACGCGCTGTGGACGGAGGTGGCGGGGACCTGGGTCGCGGTGGGGACCGCGGATTGTGTCCCCGTGCTGCTGGTGGACCCGGAGGGCCAGCGCGTGGCGGCCGTCCACTCGGGGTGGCGGGGGACGGACGCGGACATCAGCGCGCGGGCGGTGGAGACGCTGGTGGCGCGAGGGGCTCGGCCGGAGCGGCTGCTCGCGGCGGTGGGGCCCGCGATCCAGCGCTGCTGCTACGAGGTGTCCCCGGAGCTGGCGCACCGCTTCGTGGCGCGCTTCGGGGCGGACGTGGTGGACGCGGAAGGGGACCGGTTCCGGCTGGACCTCAAGCGGGCCGTGCGGAAGACGCTGCTGCAAGCGGGGCTGCGGGCGGAGCATGTGGACGTGCTACAGGCCTGTACCGCGTGTGAGCCCTCTCGGTTCTTCTCCCACCGGAGGGATGCCGGGCGCACCGGGCGGCACCTCAATTTCGTGGTGAATCGCTTCTAG
- a CDS encoding DNA-processing protein DprA, whose amino-acid sequence MADAETDSLTAEQQACLALWAVPGLGPRTLAALRVYADEHLSSLVSTPVRDWVSEAPVSPQARRRLLSVERLAPLAEQVLEACRAGEMKVAFAGQRAFPERLRDVVDAPPLLFYRGQPGAPRRRVAMVGSRRPDQGFLPFARAFARQVAEGGVGVVSGAAVGVDRACHWGALDAGGETWAFLGSALDVLDPAQAGLLPHFLERGGVFFSELPPGVRASTSTFPRRNRLISGASDAVLVLRAGVESGSLYTARAGRAQGRTVLAMPGDVRQGGAAGCNALLREGHASACLDVKDVWRAVGVDPGWMVAPGAEDSRAGLSVEARGAYAVLDRIPRTFDEVLAGSTLTPAALVGALVELEMTGLVIQHPGRLYEKI is encoded by the coding sequence ATGGCGGACGCGGAGACGGACAGCCTCACGGCGGAGCAGCAGGCATGCCTTGCGCTCTGGGCCGTTCCCGGCCTGGGGCCGAGGACGCTGGCCGCCCTGCGCGTCTACGCCGACGAGCACCTCTCCTCCCTTGTCTCCACTCCGGTGCGAGACTGGGTGTCCGAGGCGCCGGTTTCCCCACAGGCAAGGCGCCGGCTCCTGTCCGTGGAGCGGCTGGCGCCCCTGGCGGAGCAGGTGTTGGAGGCCTGTCGCGCGGGGGAGATGAAGGTGGCCTTCGCGGGGCAGCGGGCGTTTCCGGAGCGGCTCCGGGACGTGGTGGACGCGCCCCCCTTGCTCTTCTACCGAGGGCAGCCCGGGGCTCCCCGCCGGCGGGTGGCCATGGTGGGAAGCCGTCGCCCGGACCAGGGGTTCCTGCCATTCGCCCGAGCGTTTGCCCGCCAGGTGGCCGAGGGTGGGGTCGGGGTGGTCTCTGGCGCTGCGGTGGGCGTGGACCGGGCGTGTCATTGGGGCGCCCTGGATGCGGGTGGGGAGACGTGGGCGTTCTTGGGGTCGGCGCTGGATGTGTTGGACCCCGCACAGGCTGGCCTGTTGCCCCACTTCCTGGAGAGGGGCGGGGTGTTCTTCAGCGAGCTACCGCCAGGCGTGCGGGCCAGCACCAGCACTTTTCCTCGCCGCAACCGGCTCATCTCTGGTGCATCGGATGCGGTCCTGGTGCTGCGGGCGGGGGTGGAGTCGGGCAGTTTGTACACGGCGAGGGCGGGGCGGGCGCAGGGGCGGACGGTGCTGGCGATGCCAGGGGACGTGCGTCAGGGCGGGGCGGCAGGCTGCAATGCCCTGCTGCGGGAGGGGCACGCGAGTGCGTGCCTGGACGTGAAGGACGTATGGCGGGCGGTGGGTGTTGACCCTGGGTGGATGGTGGCGCCAGGGGCGGAGGACTCGAGGGCGGGGCTTTCCGTGGAAGCACGGGGCGCCTATGCGGTGTTGGACCGGATTCCCCGGACATTCGATGAGGTGCTGGCCGGGAGCACCCTCACGCCGGCGGCGCTGGTGGGCGCGCTGGTGGAGCTGGAGATGACGGGGCTGGTCATCCAGCACCCGGGCAGGCTGTACGAGAAGATCTAG
- a CDS encoding ExbD/TolR family protein, which yields MAGPLSPAPDVADEEALARLRFRRALARKKRKEREAAGEIKELNITAMMDMMTILLVFLLKSFASSSAAVTASEDVRPPISTTRATPRDTVAVTITPKSVLVGEREVLRLKDGQLPAQALQGRLVLPLDAQLKKEVEKLKYIAERNPQAPFSKELSVIADRKVPYDMLLSVLYTAGQNELENYRFVVLKKEGD from the coding sequence ATGGCCGGCCCTCTGTCACCTGCTCCCGACGTCGCCGACGAAGAGGCCCTCGCGCGGCTGCGCTTCCGCAGGGCGCTGGCGCGCAAGAAGCGCAAGGAGCGCGAGGCGGCGGGGGAGATCAAGGAGCTGAACATCACCGCGATGATGGACATGATGACCATCCTCCTGGTGTTCCTCCTCAAGTCGTTCGCCTCGTCGTCCGCGGCGGTGACGGCCTCCGAGGACGTCCGGCCGCCCATCTCCACCACGCGCGCGACGCCTCGGGACACCGTGGCCGTCACCATCACCCCGAAGAGTGTCCTCGTGGGGGAGCGTGAGGTGCTGCGGTTGAAGGACGGACAGCTTCCCGCGCAGGCCCTCCAGGGCCGGCTGGTGCTCCCGCTGGACGCGCAGCTGAAGAAGGAAGTGGAGAAGCTGAAGTACATCGCCGAGCGCAATCCCCAGGCGCCCTTCAGCAAGGAGCTCTCCGTCATCGCGGACCGCAAGGTCCCCTACGACATGCTCCTCAGCGTGCTCTACACCGCGGGGCAGAACGAGCTGGAGAACTACCGCTTCGTCGTCCTCAAGAAAGAGGGCGACTGA
- the trmFO gene encoding methylenetetrahydrofolate--tRNA-(uracil(54)-C(5))-methyltransferase (FADH(2)-oxidizing) TrmFO, translating to MADVKQQRVTVIGGGLAGTECAYQLARRGVPVVLREMKPHKRSPAHKSDSLAELVCSNSLRSDNPESAVGLLHAELRALGSLILRSADEHRVPAGDALAVEREGFSSAITRALLGQAGVELVAGEVETLPEEGPVVVATGPLTSDALTRELERHVGQKLYFYDSIAPILSGDSVDMSVAFRQSRYGKGGGDDYLNLPMDREEYYRFIAEVKAGQKVVPHSFEEPKYFEGCLPIEVMAERGDDTLAYGPMKPVGLRDPRTGKEPHAVVQLRMEDRAGTSWNMVGFQTRLTWGEQKRIFTTCIPGLQGAEFLRMGQIHRNTFIDSPRLLSSDLSLKSEPRLYFAGQISGVEGYVESAACGYLVALALHAKLTGTEWVPPPATTALGALFRHVTGEAHPPDYPHQPSNIIFGLFPPLTGRMKKADKRAAYSARGKQDLAAWLPHAGVPASGAPEHEEQRNA from the coding sequence ATGGCCGACGTGAAGCAGCAGCGGGTGACGGTGATTGGTGGGGGCCTGGCGGGTACGGAGTGCGCATATCAACTCGCTCGCCGGGGCGTGCCGGTGGTGCTGCGCGAGATGAAGCCCCACAAGCGTTCTCCGGCCCACAAGTCGGACTCGCTCGCGGAGCTGGTGTGCAGCAACTCGCTGCGCTCGGACAACCCGGAGAGCGCCGTGGGCCTGCTGCACGCGGAGCTGCGCGCCCTGGGCTCGTTGATTCTGCGGAGCGCGGATGAGCACCGCGTTCCCGCGGGCGACGCCCTGGCGGTGGAGCGCGAGGGCTTCTCCAGCGCGATTACGCGCGCGCTCCTGGGCCAGGCCGGCGTGGAGCTGGTGGCGGGCGAGGTGGAGACGCTTCCGGAGGAGGGCCCCGTCGTGGTGGCCACCGGGCCGCTGACGTCGGACGCGCTGACGCGGGAGCTCGAGCGGCACGTGGGGCAGAAGCTCTATTTCTACGACTCCATCGCCCCCATCCTCTCCGGGGATTCCGTCGACATGTCGGTGGCCTTCCGCCAGAGCCGCTATGGCAAGGGGGGCGGGGACGACTACCTCAACCTGCCGATGGACCGGGAGGAGTACTACCGGTTCATCGCCGAGGTGAAGGCCGGGCAAAAGGTCGTCCCGCACAGTTTCGAGGAACCCAAATACTTCGAAGGCTGTCTGCCCATCGAGGTCATGGCGGAGCGAGGCGACGACACCCTGGCCTACGGGCCGATGAAGCCCGTGGGGCTGCGAGACCCGCGCACGGGCAAGGAGCCCCATGCGGTGGTGCAGCTGCGCATGGAGGACCGCGCCGGCACGTCGTGGAACATGGTGGGCTTCCAGACGCGACTGACGTGGGGCGAGCAGAAGCGCATCTTCACCACCTGCATCCCCGGCCTCCAGGGCGCGGAGTTCCTGCGCATGGGGCAGATCCACCGCAACACGTTCATCGACTCGCCCCGGCTCTTGTCGAGCGACCTGTCCCTGAAGTCGGAGCCCCGCCTGTACTTCGCGGGGCAGATTTCGGGCGTGGAGGGCTACGTGGAGAGCGCGGCGTGTGGCTACCTGGTGGCGCTGGCGCTGCACGCGAAGCTGACTGGCACGGAGTGGGTGCCGCCTCCGGCGACGACGGCGCTGGGCGCGCTCTTCCGCCATGTGACGGGTGAGGCGCACCCGCCGGACTACCCGCATCAGCCGTCCAACATCATCTTCGGCCTCTTCCCACCCCTGACGGGGCGGATGAAGAAGGCGGATAAGCGGGCGGCGTACTCGGCCCGTGGGAAGCAGGACCTGGCGGCGTGGCTGCCGCACGCGGGTGTCCCGGCATCGGGCGCCCCGGAGCACGAGGAGCAGAGGAACGCATGA
- a CDS encoding ExbD/TolR family protein: protein MAFYYSRRKLKVREDEETGELNIVPYLDILMNLIIFMLLSITGLASFGILNVSAPAYGPAPAGVTQASPTDEPKLTLSVLISRKGHFVSSESAVLGEQGEPTVPTKAGDYDYAALNAWMVKIKAEFPQETKVIVGADGDIPYDVLIQTMDAIREEQGTQHRLLFPDVTLAGT from the coding sequence ATGGCGTTCTACTACTCCCGCCGCAAGCTGAAGGTCCGCGAGGACGAGGAGACGGGCGAGCTGAACATCGTCCCGTACCTCGACATCCTCATGAACCTCATCATCTTCATGCTGCTGTCGATCACCGGCCTGGCCTCGTTCGGCATCCTGAACGTGAGCGCCCCGGCCTATGGGCCCGCGCCCGCCGGGGTGACGCAGGCTTCGCCCACCGACGAGCCGAAGCTGACCTTGTCCGTGCTCATCTCCCGCAAGGGGCACTTCGTCAGCAGCGAGAGCGCCGTCCTGGGAGAGCAGGGCGAGCCCACGGTGCCCACGAAGGCCGGCGACTACGACTACGCCGCGCTCAACGCGTGGATGGTGAAGATCAAGGCCGAGTTCCCCCAGGAGACGAAGGTCATCGTGGGCGCGGATGGGGACATCCCGTACGACGTGCTCATCCAGACCATGGACGCCATCCGTGAGGAGCAGGGGACGCAGCACCGCCTCTTGTTCCCCGACGTCACCCTGGCGGGGACCTGA
- a CDS encoding TraR/DksA family transcriptional regulator, whose translation MSRAKDLLRVREILQRRRREILTTSAGTHRELTALKEQERDPEYEENAQSELADYTLSSLMEAQRREVMLIDAALRRMDMGVFGECVDCGQEISMERLEALPFAIRCEEDATSHEQDMRGGPYATPSL comes from the coding sequence ATGAGCCGAGCCAAAGACTTGCTGAGGGTCCGTGAGATTCTCCAGCGCCGCAGGCGGGAAATCCTCACCACCAGCGCCGGCACGCACCGCGAGCTGACCGCGCTCAAGGAGCAGGAGCGAGATCCCGAGTACGAGGAGAACGCGCAGTCGGAGCTGGCGGACTACACCCTGTCCAGCCTCATGGAGGCCCAGCGGCGCGAAGTCATGCTCATCGACGCCGCGCTGCGCCGCATGGACATGGGCGTGTTCGGCGAATGCGTGGACTGCGGCCAGGAGATCTCCATGGAGCGCCTGGAAGCCCTCCCGTTCGCCATCCGCTGCGAGGAGGACGCCACCTCCCACGAACAGGACATGCGCGGCGGACCGTACGCCACGCCGTCCCTGTAG
- a CDS encoding LysM peptidoglycan-binding domain-containing protein, translating into MRSRILTSLMLSLAVAPAWSALAQQEEGSGPEETEAGGETEGAEVMDEAPERSSGTVQLPPGAPKGRDSAPGEVHTVQDGDTLWDLSSRYLGSPWYWPKVWSYNPEIANPHWIYPGNQVRFFGGGEEVPQRVESGEETPDVTAPMEMASTSAVTVTGKIGYDVSSARPVTTQGFVTPRELEEAGRIEGSPSGAHMLSFPDNVYVRFKRNAQAKVGDRYVVFHTTQPVKHPRTGKQLGFLTDFVGTLRVVRVDKGIVTAQIVDTWDGIERGDLVGPYGEKLTDRVAPRPNAKEVNATVVTPLVPYLSLLGEHHTVVLDKGSADGVQLGNTFTILRQGDPSRTVLGQMYAKPPSQEDKTLPWEDIGTCMVTEVKERTNNCLMMRSLQEVSSGDRAMMRVSNAPTASR; encoded by the coding sequence ATGCGCTCCCGGATCCTCACCTCGCTGATGTTGAGCCTCGCCGTTGCCCCTGCCTGGAGCGCGCTCGCGCAGCAGGAGGAGGGCAGTGGCCCGGAGGAGACCGAGGCCGGCGGCGAGACCGAAGGCGCGGAGGTCATGGACGAGGCCCCCGAGCGGTCCTCCGGCACCGTGCAGCTGCCCCCGGGCGCGCCCAAGGGACGTGACAGCGCCCCCGGCGAGGTCCACACGGTGCAGGACGGCGACACGCTGTGGGACCTGTCCTCGCGCTACCTGGGCAGCCCCTGGTACTGGCCGAAGGTCTGGTCCTACAACCCGGAGATCGCCAACCCGCATTGGATCTACCCGGGCAACCAGGTGCGCTTCTTCGGCGGCGGGGAGGAAGTCCCCCAGCGCGTGGAGTCCGGTGAAGAGACGCCCGACGTGACCGCGCCCATGGAGATGGCCAGCACCAGCGCGGTGACGGTGACGGGCAAGATTGGCTACGACGTGTCCTCTGCGCGGCCGGTGACGACGCAGGGCTTCGTCACGCCCCGCGAGCTGGAGGAGGCGGGCCGCATCGAGGGCTCCCCCAGCGGCGCGCACATGCTGTCCTTCCCGGACAACGTCTACGTGCGCTTCAAGCGCAACGCGCAGGCCAAGGTGGGCGACCGCTACGTCGTCTTCCACACGACGCAGCCGGTGAAGCACCCGCGCACGGGCAAGCAGCTGGGCTTCCTGACGGACTTCGTGGGCACGCTGCGCGTGGTGCGCGTGGACAAGGGCATCGTCACGGCGCAGATCGTCGACACGTGGGACGGCATCGAGCGCGGCGACCTGGTGGGCCCCTACGGTGAGAAGCTCACTGATCGCGTGGCCCCGCGGCCCAACGCGAAGGAGGTCAACGCCACCGTCGTGACGCCGCTGGTGCCCTACCTGTCGCTGCTGGGCGAGCACCACACGGTGGTGCTGGACAAGGGCAGCGCGGACGGCGTCCAGCTGGGCAACACCTTCACCATCCTCCGCCAGGGAGACCCGTCCCGGACGGTGCTGGGCCAGATGTACGCCAAGCCGCCGTCCCAGGAGGACAAGACGCTGCCCTGGGAGGACATCGGCACGTGCATGGTGACCGAGGTGAAGGAGCGCACCAACAACTGCCTCATGATGCGCTCGCTCCAGGAGGTCAGCTCGGGTGATCGCGCGATGATGAGGGTGAGCAACGCGCCCACCGCCAGCCGCTGA
- the topA gene encoding type I DNA topoisomerase — protein MATRTKKKAEETEATEEKAPRKATGRTAAKKKPAAKKATAKKAAARRRTTKKKGDDDALPTVEADAEEEATPRGKGPHYLVVVESPAKAKTIKKYLGSGYSVKASVGHVKDLPKSKMGVDVEHDFQPEYEVIKGKEKVLNELKKMAKSADKVFLATDPDREGEAIAWHIKEELAHPDAMRVTFNEITKKAIQEAIAQPRELNQDNYDSQQTRRILDRLVGYQISPLLWQKIRRGLSAGRVQSVAVRLIVEREAEIKAFVPEEYWTLDALLEGPSGPPPFKAKLSKVDGKKVELKDRVGTEALVSELQGAEFTVAKVDRRERRRNAPAPFITSKLQQEAANRLSFTAKKTMTLAQKLYEGVPLGEEGQTALITYMRTDSTRLSDDAVKQVREMIGTKYGGDYLPEEPVVYKSRKSAQDAHEAIRPTSLEYPPERVRPFFEAMDEQDMYRLYELIWNRFVACQMKPAVYDQTSADISAGRATFRASGSTLKFPGYLAVYGASLTPEEEAEKEKAKAAGDENAADGADAVGDLPVLNDGDKLALQKLLHEQHFTQPPPRFSEATLVKELEEKGIGRPSTYAAILSTIQDKKYVEKLEGRFRPTDLGQMTNEMLVKHFPHELDVTFTATMEEKLDQISDGGTSWKAVLHDFYGPFKETLEKAKAEMRDVKREEIKTDIACEKCGNHFVIKFGKMGHFLACSNYPDCKNTKDFKRDAEGKIVIVEEETTDELCEKCSKPMVIKRGRFGRFMACSGYPDCKTSKPISIGVSCPDCKQGYLTERRSGRGKIFFGCNRYPDCRFAAWDRPLAEACPQCASPYLLQKFSKRDGAYVACPNKECGYRREVAEQAGVPTDPGTSSAA, from the coding sequence ATGGCCACGCGGACGAAGAAGAAGGCGGAAGAGACTGAGGCGACCGAGGAGAAGGCGCCCCGCAAGGCGACCGGTCGCACGGCCGCCAAGAAGAAGCCTGCGGCCAAGAAGGCCACGGCGAAGAAGGCCGCGGCCCGCCGGCGCACGACGAAGAAGAAGGGGGATGACGACGCGCTGCCCACCGTGGAGGCGGACGCGGAGGAGGAGGCCACCCCGCGCGGCAAGGGGCCGCACTACCTGGTCGTCGTCGAGTCGCCCGCCAAGGCGAAGACCATCAAGAAGTACCTGGGCTCCGGCTACTCGGTGAAGGCCTCCGTGGGCCATGTGAAGGACCTGCCCAAGAGCAAGATGGGCGTCGACGTGGAGCACGACTTCCAGCCCGAGTACGAGGTCATCAAGGGCAAGGAGAAGGTGCTCAACGAGCTGAAGAAGATGGCGAAGTCCGCCGACAAGGTCTTCCTGGCCACGGACCCCGACCGCGAGGGCGAGGCCATTGCCTGGCACATCAAGGAAGAGCTCGCGCATCCGGACGCGATGCGGGTGACCTTCAACGAAATCACGAAGAAGGCGATTCAAGAGGCCATCGCCCAGCCGCGTGAGCTGAACCAGGACAACTACGACTCGCAGCAGACGCGGCGCATCCTGGACCGGCTGGTGGGCTACCAGATCTCCCCGCTGCTCTGGCAGAAGATCCGCCGGGGCCTGTCCGCCGGCCGCGTGCAGTCCGTGGCGGTGCGCCTCATCGTGGAGCGCGAGGCTGAGATCAAGGCCTTCGTCCCCGAGGAGTACTGGACGCTGGACGCGCTCCTGGAGGGCCCGTCGGGTCCGCCGCCGTTCAAGGCGAAGCTGTCCAAGGTGGACGGCAAGAAGGTGGAGCTCAAGGACCGCGTCGGCACGGAGGCGCTCGTCTCCGAGCTGCAGGGGGCCGAGTTCACCGTGGCCAAGGTGGACCGCCGCGAGCGTCGCCGCAACGCGCCCGCGCCGTTCATCACCTCCAAGCTCCAGCAGGAGGCCGCCAACCGGCTGTCCTTCACGGCGAAGAAGACGATGACGCTGGCCCAGAAGCTCTACGAGGGTGTGCCCCTCGGCGAGGAAGGCCAGACGGCGCTCATCACGTACATGCGTACCGACTCCACGCGTCTGTCCGACGACGCGGTGAAGCAGGTGCGCGAGATGATCGGCACCAAGTATGGCGGGGACTACCTGCCCGAGGAGCCGGTGGTCTACAAGTCCCGCAAGAGCGCGCAGGACGCCCACGAAGCCATCCGTCCCACGTCCCTGGAGTACCCGCCGGAGCGGGTGCGGCCCTTCTTCGAGGCCATGGACGAGCAGGACATGTACCGGCTCTACGAGCTCATCTGGAACCGCTTCGTCGCGTGCCAGATGAAGCCCGCCGTGTATGACCAGACGAGCGCGGACATCTCCGCAGGCCGGGCCACGTTCCGTGCCTCGGGCAGCACGCTGAAGTTCCCTGGCTACCTCGCGGTGTACGGCGCGAGCCTGACGCCAGAGGAGGAGGCGGAGAAGGAGAAGGCCAAGGCCGCCGGCGACGAGAACGCGGCGGATGGCGCGGACGCGGTGGGTGACCTCCCGGTCCTCAACGATGGCGACAAGCTGGCCCTGCAGAAGCTCCTGCACGAGCAGCACTTCACCCAGCCGCCCCCGCGCTTCAGCGAGGCCACGCTGGTGAAGGAGCTGGAAGAGAAGGGCATTGGCCGCCCGTCCACCTACGCGGCCATTCTCTCCACCATCCAGGACAAGAAGTACGTGGAGAAGCTGGAGGGGCGCTTCCGGCCCACCGACCTGGGGCAGATGACCAACGAGATGCTGGTCAAGCACTTCCCCCACGAGCTGGACGTCACCTTCACCGCGACGATGGAGGAGAAGCTCGACCAGATCTCCGACGGTGGCACGAGCTGGAAGGCCGTGCTGCACGACTTCTACGGGCCCTTCAAGGAGACGCTCGAGAAGGCGAAGGCGGAGATGCGCGACGTCAAGCGCGAGGAGATCAAGACCGACATCGCTTGTGAGAAGTGCGGCAACCACTTCGTCATCAAGTTCGGAAAGATGGGGCACTTCCTCGCCTGCTCGAACTACCCCGACTGCAAGAACACGAAGGACTTCAAGCGGGACGCCGAGGGGAAGATCGTCATCGTCGAGGAAGAGACGACGGACGAGCTTTGCGAGAAGTGCTCCAAGCCCATGGTCATCAAGCGCGGCCGGTTCGGACGCTTCATGGCGTGCTCGGGCTACCCGGACTGCAAGACGTCCAAGCCCATCTCCATCGGCGTGAGCTGCCCGGACTGCAAGCAGGGCTACCTCACGGAGCGCCGCAGCGGCCGCGGGAAGATCTTCTTCGGCTGCAACCGCTACCCGGACTGCCGCTTCGCCGCGTGGGACCGGCCCCTGGCGGAGGCGTGCCCTCAGTGCGCGTCGCCGTATCTGCTCCAGAAGTTCTCCAAGCGGGACGGCGCGTACGTCGCCTGCCCGAACAAGGAGTGTGGCTACCGGCGTGAGGTGGCGGAGCAGGCAGGCGTACCCACAGACCCCGGGACTTCCTCCGCGGCCTGA
- a CDS encoding tetratricopeptide repeat protein, producing the protein MASYPRRDFSPSRTVLARSVIFRLLAVAPLCVLGACASNAASKEEVGALRAELRTLRDSQSRLLERLERMEAHAAVDRARDTSSGSKPLATVKVTAPELGEPLSTTPELSVVKLKPRFEPAPKLSTQVAVVEPESEQVEMFISALPDGAPAASGGGATMVAAREEADPADQADPDVLDADYNKSVSMLRTGNVEGGVERLRRFSEDNPRHPRADNALYFSGLGLMGLNDFKAAARLFERLIATYPAGDAVLDGMLRLAECRMRLNQAADARALYTRVVTQFPGTAAATQAEQRLAALRQ; encoded by the coding sequence GTGGCTTCCTATCCTCGGAGGGACTTCTCTCCGTCGAGGACCGTGCTCGCGCGCTCCGTCATCTTCCGCCTGCTCGCCGTCGCGCCCCTGTGCGTGCTCGGTGCATGTGCCAGCAACGCCGCCTCGAAGGAGGAGGTGGGGGCGCTGCGTGCGGAGCTGCGCACGCTGCGCGATTCCCAGTCGCGGTTGTTGGAGCGGCTGGAGCGCATGGAGGCCCACGCCGCCGTGGACCGCGCCCGGGACACGTCGTCGGGCTCGAAGCCACTCGCGACGGTGAAGGTCACCGCGCCCGAGCTGGGCGAGCCGCTGTCGACCACGCCCGAGCTGTCGGTGGTGAAGCTCAAGCCTCGCTTCGAGCCCGCGCCCAAGCTGTCCACGCAGGTGGCGGTGGTGGAGCCCGAGTCGGAGCAGGTGGAGATGTTCATCAGCGCGCTGCCGGATGGCGCGCCCGCCGCGTCCGGTGGTGGGGCCACGATGGTGGCGGCCCGCGAAGAGGCCGACCCCGCGGACCAGGCGGACCCCGACGTGCTCGACGCGGACTACAACAAGTCCGTGTCGATGCTGCGCACCGGAAACGTGGAGGGCGGCGTGGAGCGACTGCGCCGCTTCTCCGAGGACAACCCCCGTCACCCCCGCGCGGACAACGCGCTGTACTTCAGCGGGCTGGGGCTGATGGGGCTCAACGACTTCAAGGCCGCCGCGAGACTCTTCGAGCGGCTGATCGCCACCTATCCCGCTGGAGATGCCGTGCTGGATGGCATGCTCCGGCTCGCCGAGTGCCGGATGCGGCTCAACCAGGCCGCGGATGCCCGGGCTCTCTACACGCGTGTCGTCACCCAGTTCCCGGGGACGGCCGCCGCCACTCAGGCGGAGCAGCGGCTTGCCGCGCTCCGGCAGTAA
- a CDS encoding MotA/TolQ/ExbB proton channel family protein, whose product MISSVVSELLVNASLAAADAGKLGFTDSVIKFFKDGGPFMFVNLFWLACSLAVAVERFVTLVFRYNLNPAPFMEQISKLVRSGNLDRAVKVCGMAPAAPLAKVIRAGLVHANRGEIEVAKAVEEALVEHSPHVSKRIPWLWSLANIATLVGLVGTIFGLIGTFQALGNVPAEQKQMLLSDGISKAMNNTAFALSIAVLCIVFHLFLTSYAKALVENLELNALKLENLLSRRGSVDPSATELEARAS is encoded by the coding sequence ATGATTTCCTCGGTGGTGAGCGAGCTGCTGGTCAACGCGAGCCTCGCGGCCGCGGACGCGGGAAAGCTGGGCTTCACGGACTCCGTCATCAAGTTCTTCAAGGATGGCGGGCCGTTCATGTTCGTGAACCTCTTCTGGCTGGCCTGCTCGTTGGCCGTGGCGGTGGAGCGCTTCGTCACGCTGGTCTTCCGCTACAACCTCAACCCGGCGCCCTTCATGGAGCAGATCTCCAAGCTGGTGCGCAGCGGCAACCTGGACCGTGCCGTGAAGGTGTGCGGCATGGCGCCGGCGGCGCCGCTGGCCAAGGTCATCCGCGCGGGGCTGGTGCACGCGAACCGGGGTGAAATCGAGGTGGCCAAGGCGGTGGAGGAGGCGCTCGTCGAGCACAGCCCCCACGTGTCGAAGCGGATTCCCTGGCTGTGGTCGCTGGCGAACATCGCCACGCTGGTGGGCCTGGTGGGCACCATCTTCGGCCTCATCGGCACGTTCCAGGCGCTGGGCAACGTGCCCGCGGAGCAGAAGCAGATGCTCCTGTCGGACGGCATCTCCAAGGCGATGAACAACACCGCCTTCGCGCTCTCCATCGCGGTGCTCTGCATCGTCTTCCACCTGTTCCTCACGTCGTACGCGAAGGCGCTGGTGGAGAACCTGGAGCTCAACGCGCTGAAGCTGGAGAACCTCCTGTCCCGGCGCGGAAGCGTGGACCCGTCAGCCACGGAGCTCGAGGCCCGAGCGTCGTAG